Genomic window (Phalacrocorax carbo chromosome 11, bPhaCar2.1, whole genome shotgun sequence):
ACAGAAAATAGATGCATACAGCAAGAATAGTTCTATTTATGTTACCTACAGTAAGAAAGGGAAAGATGCCAACAGCCACAGTATCTTCGCAAGCCCTGGGCTGTAAGATGTGACACTGGGTATCAAGTAAAACTGTTCAGCTGGAAATGAGCTGAGGCAGCTCGTAGGAAGTTACACTACAATATATGCCTGCCAGTTTTCAGCAATCCAGAAAGACGATGGTCATGCTTAACAGGCAGTAAAAGAcctaaaaattatatatatatatgtgcacagATATAGGTATATGGGAAGATAAAtgaggcagaaaggaaaaaaaattgggaaTGATGcacattgtttttttttaaatgatagtATTTTGGGAAAGTCTCCACCTTAAAACATCATATGATCTCAGAAATAAAGTCCAAACCCTTCGCTTTAGCCTATAGCCTTGATGGTCTGAGGCTAACCAAACTTCCAAGAAAACGAAGGAAAATATTACCTTCCAGTAACTTACACTGGCAGTTTTCTGTTAGTGAGCACTTATCAGAAGATTTTTGCTTCTCTATTTGATAGTTTTTAGCAAGCAAACGCCAAGTGACTGTGGATGAAAGCGGAAGCAGCTTGACCGAAGGACACCGTCACCTAACACAACTTCTGGgcaaaaaagaagggaagaaatctgCGCCCGGGGTCTCTATCATGCAGCAGCTGGATCAATCATCATCGCCTTCCCAGTTGTTTTAACTTCGTTAGCCATACACATTTTGTGCggcaagagaaacaaaatacaagATTTCCTGCTCTGGGAAAACAGAGCTGTACTGGGCTGCAGACGCCGGTGGGAGTCCAGAGCTCCGGAAACATGTGGAAGTTTAACGAGCAGCCGCTGGGGCTGGGATTGCTGCGAAAACCGgtaggaaataaaagcagaaagctcGCTCCTCCTGCTCTCTAGCATGGATGTCACCCCCCCGAAGGATGGGAGTCACAGGAAGGTGAGTTTGATTTCTGCTGTGCGCTTTCTCCAGTAGATTGGAGCTATCGTAGTTCTGAGCAGCgttataactttttaaaattattcaaggGATTTTATGAGGCAGAAGCTGGTCCAACATCCTCAGCATCTTCTGACCGTGGCCATGTATTTCCACCTCGCTCGGCTccgaggggtgggcagggggagcttGGTGTGTCTGAGCCGGCTGCTGTGGGCGGTGGTACGCGGGGAAAGCCTGTTTTAcccaaaatactgcattttttttgttactgacGGAAGCTGCCATAACAGACCAGCTCTGGTTATGTGTTTCCTATTACTGCCTggattaaacaaacaaaattattcctTAAAACAAGTGCCAGAAAGCCTCCACTACTTCAGATCAGGAGCTTATTTCAAGCCAAAAGgggatttttacttttttttcctgaactgctTTTCCCTCCAGCATCCCCGGCTTGAACGGGGTCGAAGGGAAGCAGCTCTGCCTCGGACCCCTGGCTGCACCCCGGCTCCAGGGCTCCCCCCGGCCACGCCTGGGGTGCAGCTTTAGCCCAGTTTGTCCAACCAACCCATGGAAAAGATGAGGCTGAGTCTGCCAGTGAATCTGGGAGTAGTAAATGCATTACCACAGCAATGCAGGGCTGGGTGGGGCGCAGTGATTCAGAGTAGCCAGGCGATTGCCAGGGACACCCACACACGCCTCCAGAAACAGATATTAACAcactcagaaaaagaaacatgcatGTTTTAATAGCTGCCTTAACCTCCTAATTAACTGCAAAGTTACTGGATGTTTAATGAACTGCAGCAGTCTTACCCCTCTGGCAGCGATACCGGGGTCCCCTCTGTAATTTCTAGcatgcagctggaaaaaactCAGCTTTGTCACTTAAAAAAagtccccccccacccagctcctgcccGTGTGTAATGCCATGTGCAGATGAAATAGGAAAACAATCAAGGAATGGCAGGGGATATTTCATACAAGCTTTATAAAGTCGCTGAACAAACCCCCTGCCAAAGCCCAGGGGAGCATCTGTGCCCCGACACCGGCGTCAATGGCAAAACACGGGGGGAGTGGAGGGGTTTGGGGCaaggcacaggcaggagggagggcgAACGCTGAACAATACTAAATAAGTCAATCCACCCTTTCAGGAAGCGTTGCAGTGAACCCAGACCAGATGTGacttagaatcacagagtcattacggttggaaaagacctttaaggtcatcaagtccagcccccaaccaccagcacccccaggcctcctaaaccacgtccccaggtgccacatctacatgttttctgaacccccccagggacggtgactcccccacctctctgggcagcctgtgccagggcctgaccgctctggcagggaagacattttccctcatctccaacctaaacctcccctgacgcagcttgaggccgtttcctctcattcctCTGCTTTCTTGAGGGTGCCCTGAGAGGCACCGTCACCTAAAATCTGAGAGTGTCGGGTACCAGGAGTGACACCCAGCCCTCCTGCTGAGAACAGGCACTCCCGGGCTCCCAGGGAAAGCcaataatgaagaaaacaggCAAGGAGGCTCCCCATGGTCACATCTGCAGGGACAAGGTTTGGGATTTGGGCTGAGATGGCAGGGAGGAGATGCTGGGACAGGGACTCTATAACCTTTTTCACAAGCCCGGACCAGCCAGTGCCACCTGTGTCGCTGGAAGGCTGTGACAAGAGCCAGGAACGGCTGCATTCCCCTTGCTCCCCAGCAGTTTTCCCTCCCCATTTTCTGCAGGGATGTGAAGACAAGGTGTCACACCACCATTTTTCCAGCATTAAACAGAATTAGTGCAAAGGGCACTGGCCAAGAGCAGGGCCAGCACCGAGCATGAGCCCCTCATGGGTTTTCAGGCAGGTGAGGAGcatgcagggatgctgcagggacCAAAGGGCTTTCTTTTCCACTGTCCCCCTGTGTCAGATATATCCGCTCCCCTGCCCACTGCCCCGTCCCAGCAGAGAAATCAGAAACCTCAGACTTGGAGCTGCTGGGTCAAGCAAAGTACATTAGCCCCGCAGCCCGCCCGCAGCCAGGGTTTCACTTCAGCCTTGCTTTTTTTGCAGCCAAACCCTGGAGAAATCAGCAAACGGGAGAAAGCAGTTTGCAAGGGCTCAGTTCAGGAAGCAGGGCATAAGCAgcgcacacacacagaaatgTGGGTAAATGCACCGACACATCTCGCATCAGAGGTGCAGGTGGCGAGCAGCCAGCCGAGAGGCTGTggctatattttatatatatataatctgtgtgtatatatgtgtatataaatatacaacCTTCATcctgaaactgaaaacacagcaaccCCTCTGAAGGGCTGCCTGGGTGAGGAGGAGCGGGGTAGAGGAGCCTTCACCCTGCGCCTCGAAGCGACGCCCAGCTCGGCGCAGAAGCCCagtccctgctgctggccatcGGCTTTCAGAAGTCCATCCCTGTGGCAAACACCAGGCTCAGGGCTGTGGGAAACAGCACCACTGGCTGCTTCTTAATTAAATACCACTGTCGAGGGGCTCGGTGGCAATGGCAAGCAGTGCTCAGGGCTCTGCCAGGTCAGGCTCTGGTCTCCTGGAAGGGAAGGGCAAGCTGCCCGACACCTTGCAGGCAGCTACAGGCTCCATTTCCAAGGGGAAAAATTGCACTGTTTTGTTGCAGACGGTGCTACAGGCCCTTGGTTTGTAACCTGCTGCTGCCAAATCACCTCTTCCCAAGAGCAGACAGTTTCCCCACAGGCTGTGCTCACAAATGACGAAATCCATCACCTCTCTGGAGAGTGGCACGAGCACCTCTGAACTCCCTGTGATCCCCTAATACCCTCAGCGCTGGCTGGATGAGGCAAAATGGGTAAATGGATGAAAAGAATTTCTGCTCTAACTAAAAGACAGAtgtatttctcttccttcacaTCCTGAACTGTTGCTGCAGAATAATTTCTGTTGCTACAACACGATGCCTGCACAATGTGCCATGAGTGCCGGAATTGAGTTAGCAGGACCGGCAGAGCAACTGGCATGTGTTCGGCCAGCTATTAGCTTATAAATCCAGCCTTAAACCTGGAGCCAGGGCTCTGACAGATCTGTCCACGCCTCTCCCACTGGCCTCTGCTCCGCTCAGCTGCCCGCCAGCACCATCGTTTGCTGATGCTAATTATTGCCCTTGCTGCTGATTCACATCAGACCATGGCATGCATCCAAAAAGACAGCATCTAGATCCATTTAAAGTCCCTATTCATTTACAGTCCCACCAAAATTGCTTGTAGATATATCAGAGCTCACCAGTTTGACAGGAGTTTGACAGAAAACTATATGCAATAAAGGTGGTCTTGAAAAACCCCGGGAGCTGAAGCAGCTCTCTGGCATTAGCAATGAAGAGGTTAATGCTACAGAGCTCAATTGCAATGTCCCTGTAATTGTGGCGTTGCCCGAGCCGGTGGCAGGGGACATAATCTTCCAGAGCATGTCTGAAAGGAGCTGCACGGAAGATGCTCGGGACCGCTGCCTGTAAGCGGGGTCTGGCTCCGCACCCTTCCCAACACGCACCCCCCCCATCTTGCACATGCACCTGCGCTCTGTACCCACGCCTACACATTCTTCTGTACCGAAGCACATTTACTCCACGTGGGGAAATACTGGGAAGTTTTTGGCTTTACAGCATCTGGTTTTACTCCCTACAGAAACCCTCCACCCACCTCAATCGCCTCAAGTGAAGAGACTCAGCCAAGATGGAGAGCAACGTGTCCTCCGGGAACTGTACTGACCCCCAGATATCCTTCCAGTCCACCCTGTACGCAACCACCTACACCATCATATTCATCCCCGGCCTCCTGGCAAACGGTGCTGCCCTGTGGGTCTTGTGCCGCTTCATCAGCAAGAACAAACCCGTCATTTTCATGATCAACCTGGCCGTGGCCGACCTGGCTCACGTCCTCTCGCTGCCCTTACGGATGTATTACTACATAAACCACACTTGGCCGTTTGGAAGCTTTCTCTGCCAGCTGTGCTTCTACCTGAAGTATCTCAACATGTACGCCAGCATTTGCTTCCTCACCTGCATCAGCGTCCAGCGGTACCTCTTCCTCCGCCATCCCTTCAAAGCCAAGGACTGGAAGCGGCGGTACGACATAGCCATCAGCGCTGCCATCTGGCTCGTCGTCGGGGCGGCGTGCTTTCCTCTGCTAGTAGTGAGGAACCCAGCCCTCTCCAACAGCACAAACAGGTGCTTCTCAGACCTGGGGGTGAAGCAGATGAGCCCAGGAGCCTCCATCGCGCTGGTGACGGTGGCGGAGCTGTTTGGGTTCGTCCTCCCCTTGGGCATCATTGCCGGCTGCACTTGGAAGATGTGGCAGTCCCTGCGGGAGTGCCCAACGCAGCTGCAAAACACCAGCGAGAAGCAGAAGGCTTTGCGCATGGTCTTGATGTGCGCGGCCGTCTTCTTCATCTGCTTCACCCCCTACCACATCAACTTCCCTTTCTTCATGATGGTGATAGAGAACATCATCCAGGACTGCACCATTCACAGGAGCATGCTCCGCTTCCACCCcatctccctctgcctggcGAGCCTCAACTGCTGCCTGGATCCGGTCCTCTACTACTTCATGACCTCCGAGTTCCAGGACCAGCTGCTGCGCCACAGCTGCGCCACCCTGCGAGCTTGGTTCACGTGCAGCGGGAGCAGCCACTCCATCGCTGAAACTGACCATGACATTCGTACGAAGAGGAGAAATCTTCCGCGCTTTAAGTTTTGGTCTCTTCCCAAGTTCTTTGGCCGAATAAACAGCATGGAAATCCCTGCCACGCCGCCCGACGAGCTTCTGCTGGAGTCCATCTCTTGAAGTGTAAGCCATTTGTCTCCACGTAGGTGCTTCTCATAGCTTGAGTGAAGATTGCTTTAGGTCTCCAAACATACCTTGAATTACCCGTGTGTGCAACAGATGCCAGAACGTGGCACAGAAGGatattttgatggaaaaaaaaggtttgctgGTTGTGTTGTCACTGTTGGGGACTGTTTGCCTTACGACATTCTCTGTTACATTATTGTTAAAATACCCGAAGAAGCCGTCGCCGATGCCAGTATTTCTCTCGTGCTGAACTGCAGCTGGTTTTGGGTCCCTCTCGTTTCTGCTGTCTCAGCGCTTCTACgtatttgtcattttttaaaatccttctaAATCCCGAGTTGTAAGCGGGTGGCTCTGCCTCAGTGCAGCTCAGGGAGGTAGCACCAGGGGAGTCTCAGTCCCAACCACAGCTATCCGCAGCCCGTGATGACTTACAGCATCCACGGCGCTCGCGTGAGGCTCTAGATCAGGACAGTTAATTATCTCCTTGTAAACTGAACCTCTTtccattgcaaaaaaaaaacaaacagtcaGTCATCTGCATGTAATCTAGCCTAATCTGGACCACAAGACCATAATACTCTTTGCTTGATACAAGTGGGTAAAGTTAACCTATATCCACATCAGTGTTAAAGGGAGTTTTCAAACTGGGGTCAGCTCACGCCATTGAAAAAGGCACCCAGAGCTGAGGAAGGGAGCCCGCCTGGCCCCCAGGAGCTACGGGATGCTCAGCTGATTACGGGGGGATGGATACTTGGAAGACAGACTGTGACTGGATATGCCACGagcgaagaggaggaaggacaaAGGATGGCTCCCAGGGCACGCCTGCCCGCAGGGACCCAAGGCAAGCCTCACAAGGAAGGACTACTAGCTGGCATTGCCATCTCGTGTCACTATTAGGAGTTTTGTGCTATTTGTTCTTTTGCTAAAGCCTGTGGTTGTAAATTAAGGTATTCCCCGAGCCTctcagttttgctttaaaaaacagaaaatgtccCAGCCTTTGCCTGGGTACCGAGAAAAGGTTACAGAACTGACACAAGCGCATCCCTTAAGGCTTCAAACCTGGGAGGAAATAAAGTTACCTGAACATATATTTTAACATCATGGGTATTATTTTAAGTGCTTGGAAATAGTCTCATTATGCACCATGTCTGCTCTCAAAGCACCAGAGCAATCTGCAGATGGGGGGAACCCAGTCTGGGGCTCGGAGAGGCCCCatggcctctgcagccccccGCACAGCGGCCAGCACGGCCGCTGCAAGTTTTCCTCCTTGCGAGCTAAGGCATCGACAACTGCAATGCCAAAAACCCCTCAGGGAATTATATAAGTAAACATAGGCAGCGAGGGTTTGATAGAAAACAGCTTTGCCAATGATTGGATGCACATTTCCAACCCATGCAGCGTTTCTGGGAAGTGTGGAGCAGGCAGTGGTTTACCCTTGCATTGCCAAGGTTGGTCTTAGAAAGATGAGGGGAGATCCAGACGACCCAGAGGAATTTGCTTGTGTACTTAGTGTGCCAGAGATGGGCAGAAAACACTGAGGCGGGCGGAAAACACGCCCTGCAGCTCTGTCCTAAATCCCCTCCTctcaccaaaaaaccccacaaacccaacgaaaacccaaaaccaaaccaaaccaaaaaccaaaaggaCATACGCCTCTTGTTtgcttggggcgggggggggaaagagTTTTCAGAGCGGGAAAAAGCTGCTTCAGGTGGCACAAGCCCAGCAGCGTGCACAGGCAAAACACGAAACCCAAGCAAAACCCGGCCGATGCCGTGGCTGGCAAGACCCAGCTCCGGGCCGCCACCAAAGACAGGACACGTCACACCACCAGCACCTTAACTGGGCGCACGCTTTTAGCCTGTGAGTGTCTTTTGGGAACGGTACAACCAAGTAGCTGTGCTGGGCATCCAGGTAGCCCTCAATAACCACAGGCAGGTATTTATAAAGTCCTGCTGACTGACCACAAAGCCTGTATTGCGGCTCTGACCTTACCGGCAGCTCCAGGTTTCCCAGTAACACCAGTTACCGGTGGGACTTTGCCAGTTTGTTTTCAGATTGCACAGCTTTTCTGCTATTTCTGCAATGCAGCTTCCCCCATCCAAAAAgaaaccaggaaaaagaaagcaaaacaaaaactctCACTGGTCTGTCACTCAGCAGCCACCCTTACTCAGGCTGCCCGTCGGGCACTGGAAGTACAGCAGAAAAATCCCTTTCTGGGTTATATGCACGGGATAGCAAGGATTTTGCTGGGTTttacccaaaccaaaccccaaggCAATCTTTTTCCAGTGCAGACTGGTGCTTTCTGCCCTTCGGAGGCCACGAGATACCTGCCAGCCCTCCTGTTTTATCACAGCCCACTGAGACCCACTACCACAAAGCCCCAGGCTGGGCACTGGGACCCAAACTGCAGGGATTTGGGGTCAGCAGGAGCTGGATGCTGCTGCCTGGATGCTGCAGTGAGGGCAGGACAGAGacagggatgctgctggcccccagtgcagagatgcaggagCAGTGGGTTCCACCAGTGGTAGTTCAGATACCTCGTGGGGCAGCAGGTCAGCATGGGCTTGGCGATCTCTGGCTCTCAGTGCCCCTAAGATTTAGGTAAAAAGCTGCCACATGGAGGATTTTCTTTGCCGAGGCCAAGGTGTGAGCTTACATCTTACAAAGCAAAAGCTCAAGgctgaagagaaggaagagcgAGGGGCTGGGAGCTGACGTGTGGGGGAAGAAGACAGGGTGAATTAAGAGCTTTTCAGGATTTCTTTCTCAAAGCCATTACCTGTGGgctttaaacattttattcacATGGCAAAATCAGCCAGAAATAACCCCATTGTTGCGCTTTGGCCTCATTAATTTCCAGGTAGTGTATTACAGACCCTGGCCATGCTCTCGTCAGCGGGTACAGTGGCAACAGCACCAAGAGCACGACCCCTACCCTGGGCACGACCCCTACCCAGGGCGCTCTCTCCCCACGTACCATCCTCAGCCTTTCCGGCAGAAGAATGCGTGGCACGATGCTCCGGCCTCAGCCGGCCCGAGAGCTCAGACCGATAAGCCACGGGTGACAACTTCGTACCCAGCTAGGCAGGAGGGCTTCCGAAACACCTCGCGGGAAGGGCGAGAGGCTGCAGCGGCAGGAGAGCCACAAAGCGGGCAGCTCGGCCGGACCTCTGACGACAACTGCATATCCTGAGCTTCTCACATGCAATTAATTATTCTACGTCACTTAATCCCTTACAACTGGCTTTGACTAGAACCGCTTAGTTGCTTTTATATGCGTGTCCATCCACATATACCCCTGCACACATAATACGCTTACATACACCTAAAATTTTGCAGTACTTGGGAATATCCAAGGTGACGTCCCTTGCACACATCGCTTTCTAGGGCGccgcagggaaggagggaaggttgcttttctctttgctaaaaatacctttttcctccctccatgACCGCATGCTTCCAGTCCAGCCCCAAAGTGACTGCCTCTGGAAAACCACTCAGCCTCAGCAGAGCTCGCACCACCTACCCGGTAGCGAGACTCAGACTGATGATTTCTGGCACAGGGCTGACAGCCACCGCCGCTGGCCACGAGCTGCTCCTCCATCCACCCACCCCACACCGAAGAGAGGGGAAAGCTCTGCGCCTGGCAAAGGAACACACACGGCAGCTGCAATTCTGAGCGCACCCTGAACGCACAGAAAGcagattttgctgctttaaaCCAGGGAGCGGTTTTCCAGACAGTCATGATTTCATCAGACCCGAgtccaattttttttcattcgcGGGCTCAGCCAGCAACACCCCGCGAAGCCCAAGTCGCTGGC
Coding sequences:
- the LOC104045163 gene encoding putative P2Y purinoceptor 10 → MESNVSSGNCTDPQISFQSTLYATTYTIIFIPGLLANGAALWVLCRFISKNKPVIFMINLAVADLAHVLSLPLRMYYYINHTWPFGSFLCQLCFYLKYLNMYASICFLTCISVQRYLFLRHPFKAKDWKRRYDIAISAAIWLVVGAACFPLLVVRNPALSNSTNRCFSDLGVKQMSPGASIALVTVAELFGFVLPLGIIAGCTWKMWQSLRECPTQLQNTSEKQKALRMVLMCAAVFFICFTPYHINFPFFMMVIENIIQDCTIHRSMLRFHPISLCLASLNCCLDPVLYYFMTSEFQDQLLRHSCATLRAWFTCSGSSHSIAETDHDIRTKRRNLPRFKFWSLPKFFGRINSMEIPATPPDELLLESIS